Proteins encoded by one window of Planktothrix serta PCC 8927:
- a CDS encoding bifunctional diguanylate cyclase/phosphodiesterase, protein MKLSLRQLLVIPFVLQIVIAVGITGFFSYRNGQKAVHELATQLHEEISTRIELALRTYLNRAHLVNETNKNALTPDFISLTDFTRLKQFFLSQVNSFSPIDYIAWGSEKGEYIGVRRINDQQFNLEIVQNSTQDWFHIYSLNKTGEQGKLLKRLPNYDPRRRPWYQAATQAKTGIWTPIYLWFYHSTLAIDAVLPIYDSEGRLLGVLDTAFYLSEIGDFLQSVKIGKSGQSFIMERSGLLVASSSVKNPFLIKEGKPERIKAVEINDILIRETAKNLQNQVTSFDSIQDSISLDFKAGDERYIVKVFPFSDPRGIDWLICIVVPERDFMNLIIYNTKVTLFLCLLALIIATILGIITAHIITDPIIKLSQASQAITKGELDQKIEINRKDELGILAQSFNQMAMQLKTVFEKLEVRVQERTAELQEAKAAIEKSNKELEDRVDQRTSELSLALEHLKKTQAELLKREEKLKFDAFHDSLTALKNRNWLLNRLQHLIQKTKVENHYLYAILFLDLDRFKVINDSLGHLVGDELLKSVAHRLTTVVKLKNTVARLGGDEFIILLENITDLTEATDVAQQIIEQIKQPFYIYKNQIFTGVSIGITISSIGYSQAEEVIRDADIAMYQAKRLGKGCYQVLTPAMQVPAVQRLQLENQLREALIRQEFLLYYQPIISLETGMLVGFEALIRWDHPLKTRINPSEFIPLAEETGLIQAIDLWVLKEACNQICRWNQQFQNLPPLSMSINLSPVDLKQINLVENFQQVLEVNSLGNWILKLEITETCFLETLTFEQDLIKQLQAIGIQLCIDDFGTGYSSLSRLHSFPLCTLKIDRSFVSQIQSKIEGAEIIHTIITLAHSLGMDVVAEGIETNIQLEKLEELGCNYGQGYLISKPLDHLKATEFLTRVFYQ, encoded by the coding sequence GTGAAGTTATCACTGCGTCAACTACTCGTTATTCCTTTTGTGCTACAAATTGTGATCGCAGTGGGAATAACGGGATTTTTTTCGTATAGAAATGGTCAAAAAGCTGTCCATGAGTTAGCAACTCAGTTACATGAAGAAATTAGTACCCGGATAGAGTTAGCTCTGAGAACCTACCTGAATAGGGCTCATCTTGTGAATGAGACTAATAAAAATGCGCTGACGCCAGATTTCATCTCGTTAACAGACTTTACACGTTTAAAACAGTTTTTTTTAAGCCAAGTCAATTCTTTTTCTCCCATTGACTATATAGCTTGGGGAAGTGAAAAAGGAGAATATATTGGTGTTCGAAGAATCAACGATCAACAATTTAATTTAGAAATTGTTCAGAATTCGACTCAAGATTGGTTTCATATTTACAGCTTAAATAAAACGGGAGAACAGGGTAAACTTTTAAAAAGATTGCCTAATTATGATCCCCGTCGTCGTCCTTGGTATCAAGCTGCAACCCAAGCTAAAACAGGTATATGGACTCCGATTTATCTTTGGTTTTATCACAGTACCTTAGCTATTGATGCCGTTTTACCCATTTATGACTCAGAAGGACGTTTATTAGGCGTGCTAGATACGGCATTCTATCTGTCAGAAATTGGTGATTTTCTTCAAAGTGTGAAGATTGGTAAATCTGGACAGAGCTTTATTATGGAGCGTTCTGGGCTGTTAGTTGCTAGTTCTTCAGTGAAAAATCCTTTTCTGATTAAAGAAGGTAAACCTGAAAGAATAAAAGCGGTTGAAATTAATGATATTTTAATTAGAGAAACAGCTAAAAATCTCCAAAATCAGGTTACAAGTTTTGACTCTATTCAAGACTCTATTTCTTTAGATTTTAAAGCAGGTGATGAACGATATATTGTTAAGGTTTTTCCGTTTTCAGATCCCAGGGGAATTGATTGGTTAATTTGTATTGTGGTTCCCGAACGGGATTTTATGAATTTGATTATTTACAATACAAAAGTTACGTTATTTTTGTGTCTTTTGGCTTTGATTATAGCAACAATTTTAGGAATCATAACGGCTCATATAATTACTGACCCTATTATTAAGTTAAGTCAAGCGAGTCAAGCTATTACCAAAGGTGAATTAGACCAGAAGATTGAAATTAATCGAAAAGATGAATTGGGAATTTTAGCCCAGTCATTTAATCAAATGGCAATGCAGTTGAAGACCGTTTTTGAAAAATTAGAAGTGCGGGTACAAGAACGCACGGCTGAATTACAAGAAGCTAAAGCAGCTATTGAAAAATCCAATAAAGAATTAGAAGATCGAGTTGATCAACGGACATCGGAACTTTCTTTAGCTTTAGAACATTTAAAAAAAACACAAGCGGAATTATTAAAACGGGAAGAAAAACTAAAATTTGATGCGTTTCACGATAGTTTGACAGCGTTAAAAAATAGAAATTGGCTGTTAAATAGACTCCAACATTTAATTCAAAAAACAAAAGTTGAAAATCATTATTTATATGCTATTTTATTTTTAGATTTAGATCGATTTAAAGTGATCAATGATAGCTTGGGTCATTTAGTCGGAGATGAATTATTAAAAAGTGTAGCTCATCGTTTAACAACGGTCGTTAAACTCAAGAATACTGTCGCACGACTCGGAGGAGATGAATTTATTATTTTATTAGAAAATATTACAGATCTAACTGAAGCAACAGATGTAGCACAACAAATTATTGAACAGATTAAACAGCCTTTTTATATTTATAAAAATCAAATTTTTACTGGAGTTAGTATTGGAATCACTATCAGTTCTATAGGCTATTCCCAAGCTGAAGAAGTTATTCGAGATGCTGATATTGCCATGTATCAAGCTAAACGTTTAGGGAAAGGGTGTTATCAAGTTTTAACTCCCGCAATGCAAGTTCCTGCTGTGCAACGTTTACAATTAGAAAATCAGTTAAGGGAAGCTTTAATTCGGCAAGAGTTTTTATTATATTATCAACCTATTATTTCTTTAGAAACAGGAATGCTCGTAGGATTTGAAGCCTTAATTCGTTGGGATCATCCCCTTAAAACAAGAATTAATCCCAGTGAATTTATTCCTCTCGCCGAAGAAACTGGATTAATTCAAGCTATTGATTTATGGGTATTAAAAGAAGCCTGTAACCAAATTTGTCGCTGGAACCAGCAATTTCAAAATTTACCCCCTTTGAGTATGAGTATCAATCTTTCTCCCGTTGATTTAAAACAGATTAATCTGGTTGAAAATTTTCAGCAAGTTTTGGAAGTAAATTCTCTAGGAAATTGGATTTTAAAGTTAGAAATTACTGAAACGTGCTTTTTAGAAACTTTGACTTTTGAACAGGATTTAATTAAACAACTTCAAGCCATCGGAATTCAATTGTGTATTGATGATTTTGGCACAGGATATTCCTCTTTAAGTCGGCTGCATAGTTTCCCTCTGTGTACTTTAAAGATTGATCGTTCTTTTGTCAGCCAAATTCAGTCTAAAATAGAAGGTGCAGAAATTATTCACACAATTATTACGTTAGCTCATAGCTTAGGGATGGATGTAGTCGCTGAAGGAATTGAAACCAATATCCAACTCGAAAAATTAGAAGAGTTGGGATGCAATTATGGACAGGGCTATTTAATTTCTAAACCGTTAGATCATTTAAAAGCTACAGAATTTTTAACCCGCGTTTTTTATCAATAA
- a CDS encoding TIGR02921 family PEP-CTERM protein: MNITKTLHSLFKLIFWLWNFTFLSVVYLWILPFVAIFLVVATFTGEIELEFTLTILTLIAVPTICTVIGARYFRQRPVELIRLFYGVEAPLFLFCLVRLFILRELTPASRLVLSTILICICAFFVELLWGYLGNKHNKIHRFLSGIQLVTHSLMLLVGLYVGIFLFYYAVPLAVILLRQFFSWEWLTFLWQSLTHDFLLSFFIVTILLTGTATLFLGMPSAFVALYIHSGQRILRNFATQYGRIRTAQISLGVITLWMVLFINFLHQPQVLAFEKLETIPKTDQQKQELLAQSQPIRKGLINAYLSAYRYLGAVKDSNSIETMYKDVFNLPQPLLDRIQNSYNQVMSPFLYQGDLDKDSEQAEKLYANFFDTPIQKGERLAIQHALKSTAILDEAKAGLLNINQKKVWLAKQQVTVEEQGDWGEVEIYEVYQNQTNDVEEIFYSFSLPETAVITGLWLGDTNNKATRFPFTVAPRGAAQKVYNSQVKRERPVDPALLEQVGTQHYRLRAFPIPAKSTSWERNNSSRPTELHLWLTYKVLRQGNQWLLPKVGEKRNIFWTKSTQRIRNQKRIRGFDNNWLEASLPASKASIQSHEVTLANYKITAQPLTQKDYILPQGQQFAIILDTSRSMGNHQQELVKTLDWFKTNVLPNNQADLYVTATEGNQPQLIDNLRQFPVNQKAFYGTLQIKEMLRQFMELKENKPYDGIILISDEGSYELSEDKTGVPQISVPLWIVHLGSLAPAYEDGTLKMIQKNGGGVSTDISEVIKRIATTEQFTQKLVSSPQPKPTVLTVADGYGWFMEKTTEKPTNSQGFEPIAARLLVRGLSQKTSDQQLTELDGIHAIAKTYNIVTPYSSMIVLVNDEQRQALKAAEASADRFNRKIETGKEQLNKPNNPLNNTASVPEPGMVVGLGIIGLFMIVKSQRNKLRSS, from the coding sequence ATGAATATAACTAAAACTCTTCATTCTCTGTTTAAATTAATTTTTTGGTTGTGGAATTTCACCTTCCTAAGCGTTGTTTATCTTTGGATTTTACCCTTTGTAGCGATTTTCTTAGTGGTAGCAACTTTTACCGGGGAAATTGAACTAGAATTTACTCTGACCATCCTCACTTTAATAGCAGTTCCCACCATTTGCACTGTTATTGGTGCCCGATATTTTCGCCAACGTCCTGTCGAGTTAATCCGATTATTTTATGGTGTAGAAGCACCGCTATTTCTCTTTTGTCTGGTGCGATTATTTATTCTGCGAGAACTAACTCCAGCCAGCCGTTTAGTTTTAAGTACCATTCTGATTTGTATTTGTGCTTTTTTTGTAGAATTGTTATGGGGATATTTAGGAAACAAACACAATAAAATTCATCGATTTTTATCAGGAATTCAACTCGTTACCCATAGCTTAATGTTATTAGTCGGGTTATACGTTGGAATTTTTCTATTCTATTATGCTGTTCCCCTTGCTGTTATTCTCCTGCGCCAGTTCTTTTCATGGGAATGGTTAACTTTTCTTTGGCAGTCTTTAACTCATGATTTCTTATTATCTTTTTTTATAGTGACAATTCTGTTGACAGGAACAGCCACCCTATTTTTAGGAATGCCATCTGCTTTTGTTGCCCTTTATATTCATTCAGGACAACGAATTTTACGCAACTTTGCTACTCAATATGGTCGCATTCGTACCGCCCAAATTTCGTTAGGGGTGATAACCCTTTGGATGGTTTTATTTATAAATTTTCTCCATCAACCGCAAGTTTTAGCCTTTGAAAAGTTAGAAACGATTCCCAAAACTGATCAACAAAAACAAGAATTATTAGCTCAATCTCAACCCATTCGTAAAGGATTAATTAATGCCTATCTATCCGCCTATCGTTATCTAGGAGCCGTCAAAGATAGTAATTCTATTGAGACAATGTACAAAGATGTTTTTAACCTGCCTCAACCTCTTTTAGATAGAATTCAGAATAGTTATAATCAAGTGATGTCACCCTTTCTCTATCAAGGAGATTTAGATAAAGACTCTGAGCAAGCTGAAAAACTCTATGCTAATTTTTTTGATACTCCCATTCAAAAAGGAGAACGCCTAGCCATTCAACACGCACTCAAATCTACCGCTATTTTAGATGAAGCTAAGGCGGGGTTATTGAATATTAATCAGAAGAAAGTTTGGTTAGCAAAACAACAGGTTACAGTTGAAGAACAGGGGGACTGGGGAGAGGTAGAAATCTATGAAGTTTATCAAAATCAAACCAACGATGTAGAGGAAATTTTTTACTCCTTTTCCTTACCGGAAACAGCCGTAATTACAGGTCTTTGGTTAGGAGATACGAATAATAAAGCCACACGTTTTCCCTTTACCGTTGCTCCCAGAGGTGCGGCGCAAAAAGTGTATAATTCCCAAGTGAAACGGGAACGTCCTGTTGACCCAGCATTATTAGAACAAGTCGGAACTCAACATTATCGCCTGCGAGCTTTTCCTATTCCTGCTAAATCAACTTCTTGGGAGAGAAATAATTCCAGTCGTCCGACAGAATTACATCTTTGGTTAACCTATAAAGTCCTGCGTCAAGGAAATCAATGGCTCCTCCCTAAAGTTGGTGAAAAACGCAATATTTTCTGGACAAAAAGCACCCAACGAATTCGCAATCAAAAAAGAATTAGAGGGTTTGATAATAATTGGTTAGAGGCTAGTTTACCCGCTTCTAAAGCGTCAATTCAATCCCATGAAGTGACATTAGCTAATTACAAAATTACGGCTCAACCCTTAACTCAAAAGGATTATATTTTACCCCAAGGTCAACAATTTGCGATTATTCTCGATACCTCTCGCAGTATGGGAAACCATCAACAGGAATTAGTGAAAACCTTAGACTGGTTTAAAACTAATGTGCTTCCGAATAATCAAGCGGATTTATATGTTACCGCAACGGAAGGAAATCAACCCCAATTAATTGATAATTTGCGTCAATTCCCGGTGAATCAAAAAGCCTTTTATGGAACCCTGCAAATTAAGGAAATGTTACGTCAATTTATGGAATTAAAGGAAAATAAACCCTATGACGGGATTATATTAATTAGCGATGAAGGAAGTTATGAATTATCAGAAGATAAAACAGGAGTTCCTCAGATTTCTGTTCCCCTGTGGATTGTCCATTTAGGCTCCCTCGCCCCTGCTTATGAAGATGGAACATTAAAGATGATTCAAAAGAATGGCGGTGGCGTTTCTACCGATATTTCTGAGGTGATTAAACGCATCGCAACCACTGAACAATTCACCCAGAAATTAGTGAGTTCACCCCAACCCAAACCGACAGTTTTAACAGTAGCAGATGGTTATGGGTGGTTCATGGAAAAAACGACAGAAAAACCTACAAATTCTCAGGGGTTTGAACCTATCGCCGCCCGGTTATTAGTTCGAGGGTTAAGTCAGAAAACCTCTGATCAACAATTAACGGAATTAGATGGGATTCATGCGATCGCAAAAACCTATAATATTGTTACCCCTTATTCTTCGATGATTGTTTTAGTTAATGATGAACAACGTCAAGCATTGAAAGCCGCAGAAGCCTCTGCTGATCGATTTAATCGTAAGATTGAAACCGGGAAAGAACAGTTAAATAAACCCAATAATCCCTTGAATAATACGGCTAGTGTTCCTGAACCGGGAATGGTCGTTGGCTTAGGAATAATTGGACTATTTATGATAGTTAAATCTCAACGAAATAAGCTGCGATCATCCTAA
- a CDS encoding NB-ARC domain-containing protein: MDLKEVLKVADDIVFGKTGQHLDDLEEAVLRGTLEHETYKQIAKDFDCSESNVRNAGSKLWQIFSEELGEDISKSNFRAAMERLQNANFFNFGQTVNHSFNICGESRHPPDIPNAYQQNENIYNTKQSKNQCYDLSEMPDLGAFYGRTPELETLTNWILQQRCRLIAITGISGMGKTALTVQLVQQIKDEFESVIWCNFDSSPTLADFQTNLIEFFSQSEELDLSAPHPKALPLIKYLQKHRCLIILDNIHNLFSSGELAGKYKPGYEDYRTLFKQIKELSHQSCFLLIGWKHPREVTEVKSENSVIRTLQLTGLDIVAVREIFRDYGLVEIKNFETIIQPYQGNPFWLKSIANLIQELGGCATEVLLKDTLLLPEEVKESLQQQCDRLSEIEKQVLSLLVAENNPVNLVKLLENSRILSSDLLNAIQSLLRRCLIEQQGNCYTILPLIKQYLASLNQFLK; this comes from the coding sequence ATGGATCTCAAAGAAGTGTTAAAAGTGGCTGATGATATAGTATTTGGTAAAACGGGCCAACACCTTGACGATTTAGAAGAAGCGGTATTGCGGGGAACACTGGAACATGAGACATATAAACAAATTGCTAAGGACTTTGATTGTTCTGAAAGTAACGTTAGGAATGCGGGATCAAAATTATGGCAGATTTTTTCAGAGGAACTAGGGGAAGATATTAGTAAATCGAATTTTCGAGCCGCGATGGAGAGGTTACAAAACGCTAATTTTTTCAACTTTGGGCAAACTGTTAATCATAGTTTTAATATTTGTGGAGAAAGTAGACATCCGCCAGATATACCCAACGCCTATCAGCAAAATGAGAATATTTATAACACTAAACAATCTAAAAACCAATGTTATGATTTAAGTGAAATGCCTGATTTAGGTGCTTTTTATGGTCGCACGCCTGAATTAGAAACCTTGACAAATTGGATTTTACAACAACGCTGTCGTTTGATTGCGATTACGGGTATTAGTGGGATGGGGAAAACGGCGTTAACGGTGCAATTGGTTCAACAAATTAAAGATGAATTTGAGTCTGTAATTTGGTGCAATTTTGACTCATCTCCAACTTTAGCAGACTTTCAAACTAACTTAATCGAATTTTTTTCGCAGTCAGAAGAACTAGATTTATCAGCACCTCATCCGAAAGCTTTACCCCTAATTAAATATTTGCAAAAGCATCGCTGTTTAATTATTTTAGATAATATTCACAATCTTTTTAGTAGCGGAGAATTAGCGGGAAAATATAAACCCGGATATGAAGACTATCGAACTTTATTTAAACAGATTAAAGAATTATCTCATCAAAGTTGTTTTCTGTTAATCGGTTGGAAACATCCCAGAGAAGTGACTGAGGTTAAAAGCGAAAATTCTGTAATTCGGACTTTACAATTAACGGGTTTAGATATTGTTGCTGTACGCGAAATATTTAGAGATTATGGGTTAGTTGAAATTAAGAATTTTGAGACAATTATTCAACCTTATCAAGGCAACCCCTTCTGGTTAAAAAGTATAGCAAATTTGATCCAAGAGTTGGGAGGATGTGCAACTGAAGTATTATTGAAAGATACCCTATTGTTACCGGAAGAGGTGAAGGAGAGTTTACAGCAACAGTGCGATCGCTTATCGGAGATAGAAAAACAAGTGCTGTCTTTATTGGTAGCCGAAAACAATCCGGTTAATTTAGTTAAATTGTTAGAAAATAGCCGAATTCTCTCATCAGATTTACTCAACGCCATCCAATCTTTACTCCGACGCTGTTTAATCGAACAACAAGGTAATTGTTATACTATTTTACCTTTAATTAAGCAATATCTAGCTAGTTTAAATCAATTTTTAAAATAG
- a CDS encoding PIN domain-containing protein yields MSEVVLDASAVLALLNQETGSEEISRFIGNAVISTVNLSEVIAKLAEAGINENVIQQILSNLNLEVVAFDQEQALKSGMLRPKTKSIGLSFGDRACLALGISLNQPVLTTDRLWSNLSLGVEVRVVR; encoded by the coding sequence GTGAGTGAAGTTGTTTTAGATGCCTCTGCTGTCTTAGCTTTACTGAATCAAGAAACAGGTAGCGAAGAAATTTCGCGGTTTATTGGGAATGCTGTTATCAGTACCGTCAACTTGTCTGAAGTGATAGCAAAGTTAGCGGAAGCAGGAATAAATGAAAACGTCATTCAGCAGATTCTATCCAATCTAAATCTTGAGGTTGTAGCTTTTGATCAAGAACAAGCATTAAAGTCGGGAATGCTGCGACCAAAAACTAAATCAATTGGGCTTTCATTTGGTGATCGCGCTTGTCTAGCGTTAGGGATTTCTTTGAATCAACCTGTTCTGACAACTGATAGATTGTGGAGCAATCTTAGCCTTGGAGTTGAAGTCCGAGTGGTGCGTTAG
- a CDS encoding type II toxin-antitoxin system Phd/YefM family antitoxin translates to MTQITTTELPQTFQTLLIEVERTKTPLTVIHEGKPLVIIYPANSQPSRPAFGVMKGSGEILGDLIISVAEPWEVLE, encoded by the coding sequence ATGACACAAATTACCACGACTGAATTACCTCAAACCTTCCAAACTCTATTAATAGAGGTCGAACGTACCAAAACCCCCCTAACTGTTATCCATGAAGGAAAACCATTAGTAATTATATATCCCGCCAACAGCCAACCCTCACGCCCCGCTTTTGGAGTTATGAAAGGAAGTGGTGAAATATTAGGAGATTTAATCATTTCTGTTGCCGAACCTTGGGAGGTTTTAGAGTGA
- a CDS encoding RNA recognition motif domain-containing protein: MSIYVGNLSYEVTQEDLTSVFAEYGSVKRVQLPKDRETGRVRGFAFVEMETEAEEEKAIDDLDGAEWMGRSMKVNKAKPRENSRGDNSFGGAGGGARGGGNRRGRY, encoded by the coding sequence ATGTCTATTTATGTCGGCAATCTTTCTTATGAAGTTACCCAAGAGGATCTAACCAGCGTTTTTGCAGAATATGGTTCTGTAAAACGGGTTCAGCTTCCTAAAGATCGGGAAACAGGTCGAGTGCGGGGCTTTGCTTTTGTTGAAATGGAAACTGAAGCAGAGGAAGAAAAAGCCATTGATGATCTCGATGGAGCAGAATGGATGGGTCGGAGCATGAAAGTGAATAAAGCTAAACCCCGTGAGAATTCAAGGGGTGATAATAGCTTTGGTGGTGCTGGTGGCGGTGCTCGTGGCGGTGGTAATCGTCGTGGTCGCTACTAA
- a CDS encoding AbrB/MazE/SpoVT family DNA-binding domain-containing protein, translating into MKTQLNQEGQITIPPEIRERLELKQGDEFLLIVTGNEIRLQPIQRKCLSEFRGVLPATQPDPGKTTIRQTVAQSLAQKSNQS; encoded by the coding sequence ATGAAAACACAACTTAATCAAGAGGGACAGATTACTATACCTCCTGAAATTCGTGAGCGTTTAGAACTGAAACAGGGAGATGAATTCCTATTAATTGTTACCGGAAATGAAATTAGGTTACAACCAATTCAAAGAAAATGCCTGAGTGAATTTCGAGGAGTTTTACCAGCTACTCAACCTGATCCGGGTAAAACAACTATACGCCAAACTGTAGCCCAATCTTTAGCTCAGAAATCTAATCAGTCATAA
- a CDS encoding DUF433 domain-containing protein — protein sequence MKYNEIITIEPGKRSGKPCIRGMRITVYDILEYLASGMTEAEILEDFSELTSEDIKACLAFAAERERKLFVVS from the coding sequence ATGAAATACAATGAGATCATCACCATCGAACCCGGAAAACGGAGTGGAAAACCGTGTATTCGAGGAATGCGAATCACTGTCTACGATATCCTAGAATATCTAGCAAGTGGTATGACAGAAGCAGAAATTTTAGAAGATTTTTCGGAACTCACTTCCGAAGATATCAAAGCTTGTCTTGCTTTTGCAGCCGAGCGGGAGAGAAAGTTATTTGTGGTATCATGA
- a CDS encoding DUF5615 family PIN-like protein → MKLLLDENLSDQIISKIIDLYPDSNHVKTLALTNTEDSVIWEYAKPNHFVIVSKDSDFHQRSLLYGHPPKFIYLRIGNSSTSKIVQILRDNFDTIIQFCNSKVESILILA, encoded by the coding sequence ATCAAACTACTACTAGATGAAAACCTCTCGGATCAGATTATTAGCAAGATTATCGATTTGTATCCCGATTCTAATCATGTCAAAACCTTGGCACTTACAAATACTGAGGATTCAGTTATTTGGGAATATGCAAAGCCAAATCATTTCGTAATTGTGTCAAAGGATTCTGATTTTCATCAACGAAGTTTACTCTACGGTCATCCACCCAAATTTATCTATCTTCGCATTGGTAACAGTTCAACATCCAAGATTGTTCAAATTTTAAGAGATAATTTTGACACGATAATTCAATTTTGCAATAGCAAAGTAGAAAGTATCTTGATATTAGCGTAG
- a CDS encoding type II toxin-antitoxin system Phd/YefM family antitoxin: protein MAKLQIENLPNDFKKNLSELLSRVELGEEIIISNQGVAIAKLIPFRPSSNRRATLGQDQGKFIIPDDFNEPLPQEILAAFEGNEQ, encoded by the coding sequence ATGGCTAAACTTCAGATTGAAAACTTACCTAATGACTTCAAAAAAAATCTCTCTGAGTTATTGTCTCGTGTAGAACTTGGAGAAGAAATTATTATTTCCAATCAAGGGGTTGCGATCGCTAAGTTAATTCCGTTTCGTCCTTCATCCAATCGACGGGCAACTTTAGGGCAAGATCAAGGTAAATTTATCATACCAGACGACTTTAATGAACCGTTACCCCAAGAAATTTTGGCAGCATTTGAAGGAAATGAACAGTGA
- a CDS encoding RNA recognition motif domain-containing protein, whose amino-acid sequence MTIYVGNLSYEVTEDNLREVFTEYGSVQEVQIPIDRETRKKRGFGFVQMTTDDEEAKAINELDGAEWMDRVLKVNKARPREDRKPDRGSWGNKQNYSRRY is encoded by the coding sequence ATGACGATCTATGTAGGTAATTTGTCTTACGAGGTAACGGAAGACAATCTGAGAGAAGTATTTACTGAGTATGGTTCTGTTCAAGAAGTTCAAATCCCCATTGACCGGGAAACCCGGAAAAAGCGAGGTTTTGGCTTTGTCCAAATGACAACGGATGACGAAGAAGCGAAAGCAATTAATGAACTGGATGGGGCGGAGTGGATGGATCGGGTTCTCAAAGTGAATAAAGCTCGACCGCGTGAAGACCGAAAACCCGATAGAGGGAGTTGGGGAAATAAACAAAATTATTCACGGCGCTACTAA
- a CDS encoding PIN domain-containing protein: protein MKETVYIETSIFGYLTARSTENLILAANIKVTQDWWEKCRGDFDLYISFVVLDEAALGDPEIAAKRL from the coding sequence GTGAAAGAAACAGTTTACATTGAGACTAGCATTTTTGGATATTTAACAGCTAGATCAACCGAAAACTTGATTCTAGCTGCAAACATTAAGGTGACACAAGATTGGTGGGAAAAGTGCCGTGGGGATTTTGATTTGTATATCTCTTTTGTAGTTTTAGATGAAGCGGCGTTAGGCGATCCTGAAATAGCTGCAAAGCGCTTATAA
- a CDS encoding type II toxin-antitoxin system RelE/ParE family toxin — translation MEEKIAERLELLVNNPFHPSLKTHKLKGKLSGAWACTLEYDCRIVFNFKKCSNSDVEEILLIDIGSHDEVY, via the coding sequence ATGGAGGAAAAAATAGCTGAACGACTAGAACTATTGGTAAATAATCCATTCCATCCCTCACTTAAGACCCACAAGCTAAAAGGTAAGCTATCTGGTGCCTGGGCTTGTACTTTAGAGTACGACTGTCGCATAGTCTTCAATTTTAAGAAGTGTTCAAATTCAGATGTTGAAGAAATCCTTCTGATTGATATTGGTAGCCATGACGAAGTTTATTAA
- a CDS encoding type II toxin-antitoxin system VapC family toxin, giving the protein MKLLLDTHIWLWYLLGDQRLSIQLQTLIADLNTEIWLSPISIWETLILAEKGRISLRPDPVTWINLALKTLETPEAQMNHNIAVKI; this is encoded by the coding sequence GTGAAACTTCTACTCGATACCCATATTTGGCTTTGGTATTTACTGGGTGACCAACGCTTATCAATCCAACTTCAAACACTGATTGCCGATCTTAACACTGAAATTTGGTTGAGTCCTATTAGCATTTGGGAGACACTCATTCTTGCAGAAAAAGGAAGGATTTCCTTACGACCAGATCCGGTTACATGGATTAACTTAGCTTTAAAAACCCTGGAAACTCCTGAAGCCCAAATGAATCACAACATTGCTGTAAAAATCTAG